TGGTCTGATTTCAACTTGAACTCCACCTCTGGCAACAGCGGCTGCTATTACTGCTTTCAATCCCATTTTGGTCTGATTTCAACCCTTGATCGAGGGAGAGAAGAACCCTCGAGTCGTCGTCCTTTCAATCCCATTTTGGTCTGATTTCAACTCAAAAACGTTTTGGAGAGTAGTTCTCGCACTTGCTGCTTTCAATCCCATTTTGGTCTGATTTCAACCGCCTTGCTGAAAGCTCTAAGCACCACTTCGGCAATCTTTCAATCCCATTTTGGTCTGATTTCAACCATCAGTAATTTTCCCTCTATTTCCAATTTAAAGTTTTCTGAGGGATTTTTTCATTTATATACCTCCGCGAGGTGTCGAAAGTGCATCTCATTTATAACGGCGTGCGACTTTTATCCTGCTACTCAATTTCCTACTAAACCATTTTCCGGAACTTATTTCTACTTTAAAATCTTTTCCTCAAGCTTATCCTGCCAAAAAATAATCAAAACAATCCATTTCCAAAAATAACCAAATATAAAACATAATTCTACCCAATTAAAACTCAAGATAAATTACTGTGACAAGCACTCTGAGATGATTTTTCGCAGAATAACGGTCTAAAACTGGCCAAAATCTAAACTCAATTTATTTCCTCTTGCTTTGCAATCACACTGACTCTCAATAAAACCCTTAATCTTAATTACCCACACCCCAAACAGGAATCATGTTCAAACCAAAGGCCATCGCAGTTGACATAGATGGCACCCTCACCGACAGAAAGAGGGCTCTGAACTGCAGGGCTGTTGAAGCTCTCCGCAAGGTAAAAATTCCCGTGATTTTGGCCACTGGTAACATATCTTGTTTTGCGAGGGCTGCAGCAAAGCTGATTGGAGTCTCAGACGTGGTAATCTGCGAGAATGGGGGCGTGGTGAGGTTCGAGTACGATGGGGAGGATATTGTTTTAGGAGATAAAGAGAAATGCGTTGAGGCTGTGAGGGTGCTTGAGAAACACTATGAGGTTGAGCTGCTGGACTTCGAATACAGGAAGTCGGAAGTGTGCATGAGGAGGAGCTTTGACATCAACGAGGCGAGAAAGCTCATTGAGGGGATGGGGGTTAAGCTTGTGGATTCAGGCTTTGCCTACCACATTATGGATGCTGATGTTAGCAAGGGAAAAGCTTTGAAGTTCGTTGCCGAGAGGCTTGGTATCAGTTCAGCGGAGTTTGCAGTTATCGGCGACTCAGAGAACGACATAGACATGTTCAGAGTTGCTGGATTCGGAATTGCTGTTGCCAATGCCGATGAGAGGCTGAAGGAGTATGCTGATTTAGTTACGCCATCACCAGACGGCGAGGGGGTTGTTGAGGCTTTGCAGTTTCTGGGATTGTTGCGGTGAGCCTGCTTAACCTTCCTCGACCTGTGAAGAGCATTACCGCTTCTCTCACCAGTTCTGCAACAGCTGGCCTCCTATCCCGTTTTATTTTCAGGTTGGGGCAGAAGGTGTCGGCATAAACGTAAAACTCATCCCCATTAAGCTCAAACAGCCCCTCCTCTTCTCCCTTCCTCCTCACCACGAACGGGAAGGTTTTGCATGCGAGTGGCTTTAGGTCGTTTTGCAGTGAGCAGAGCCTGCCACTCTGGAAGGGGCACTTCCCTCCAATTTTGCGAATGTAAAATCTTCCTGCCTTCTCAATCACAAAGCCGGTGCCTCTGAGCTTCAGGTACTCGTAGGCTGTAAGCCTTGGCGTGTAAACTCTGCAGCACATCCCGCAGGCGTTGCAGTGCCAGGAAGCAACACGCCTCCATGGCACGTGCATGTTTGAAAGTTAGCCTCACTGCTGATTTGGGTTTTGGTTCGCCATGCTTGAAGTGTGGAAGTTTGCCGGAGTTGAAGTATCGCCGGTCAGAACCGTGGGAGTGTATATGCGCCTACTCGTAGAAAGAGCTGCTCAGGTGGACAGGATTTAAGAGCAGTTTCGAGAACCTGTTCGGAACCCGTCCAGTGCCAGTAGTGATTATAATTTAACTCAGGAGTTTCGTCGTAAACTCAGACTCCCTCAGGAACACGGGAACTTCAACGTCTCTGCCCCCTACTTCAATGGTTGGTTTAATAGCGACTCTGATTTTCGTCTTCTCCCCATTCGCGATGTGCGTCACCCACCATTCTCGAATAAAACTGTTGTTTAGCCTTAAAGAAAACTTAAGTGTGGTCTTCGATTTTGGTTTTACGGTTACTGGAGAATTTTCATAACCATCGGCAACCTTCACGCCGTTCATCTCAATGGTGTAGTGGTATCCGCTTACTACAATAGGAACGACATCCTCGTTCCTGACTTTAGCGAGAGCCACAATTTCTGTTTGGCTGTCTGTTACAACTCCCCACATCGCCTTAACGGACTCCACAGTGACAGGGAAGCCATCGACCTTTCAGGAACGTTTGTGCAGAATCCGGAAAGAATATCTGTTTTAAACCGGTTTGTAATTTCAAATGGAACTTTGAAGTCAATAAATCTTAGATCAAAGACCATGTATCCCCTAATGCTAACCGTTGACTCCTCCCCGTTTGTGATGTGGCTTCTCCACCATTGGGGAATTTTGCTGTTGTCGACATACGTGGTGATTATCACAGTTGATTCAGAGTTTGGTTCGATATGGGCGCTTAATGCCGATCCCTCACCCATTTTGATTCCGTTGATGTAAACTTCCGTCAGAATGTCCTTTAACGGTAGCGGAAACGGGTTTGGATTGTAAACTTTGACCGTTGTTATGATTTCTGTCGTAGACTCTG
The nucleotide sequence above comes from Archaeoglobus fulgidus DSM 4304. Encoded proteins:
- a CDS encoding LEA type 2 family protein — protein: MWGVVTDSQTEIVALAKVRNEDVVPIVVSGYHYTIEMNGVKVADGYENSPVTVKPKSKTTLKFSLRLNNSFIREWWVTHIANGEKTKIRVAIKPTIEVGGRDVEVPVFLRESEFTTKLLS
- a CDS encoding YkgJ family cysteine cluster protein — protein: MHVPWRRVASWHCNACGMCCRVYTPRLTAYEYLKLRGTGFVIEKAGRFYIRKIGGKCPFQSGRLCSLQNDLKPLACKTFPFVVRRKGEEEGLFELNGDEFYVYADTFCPNLKIKRDRRPAVAELVREAVMLFTGRGRLSRLTATIPETAKPQQPPRRLVMA
- a CDS encoding phosphoglycolate phosphatase — translated: MFKPKAIAVDIDGTLTDRKRALNCRAVEALRKVKIPVILATGNISCFARAAAKLIGVSDVVICENGGVVRFEYDGEDIVLGDKEKCVEAVRVLEKHYEVELLDFEYRKSEVCMRRSFDINEARKLIEGMGVKLVDSGFAYHIMDADVSKGKALKFVAERLGISSAEFAVIGDSENDIDMFRVAGFGIAVANADERLKEYADLVTPSPDGEGVVEALQFLGLLR
- a CDS encoding LEA type 2 family protein; its protein translation is MRITVIALVALAITGCLQVVGKPQLKEINSKWGKVTESTTEIITTVKVYNPNPFPLPLKDILTEVYINGIKMGEGSALSAHIEPNSESTVIITTYVDNSKIPQWWRSHITNGEESTVSIRGYMVFDLRFIDFKVPFEITNRFKTDILSGFCTNVPERSMASLSLWSPLRRCGEL